CTTCCGTCATCATGCGTTCTTCAATATTTTCACTATTTAAATAAGCGATATAGTCTGCGGAGTTTTGAATTATTTTTTTAAAATAGTCGAAAATATCCTCCCACATACGGTAGCATTCTTCATCGCTTGTCATTTGCAGCTTGCTTTGCTTAATAAGTTCAAACACTTTTTTGATCGATTCATATAGGCGGTCAAATAATGTTTTTTCAAGGGATCCACCAAAGGAATCACCCATTTTCTCAAGCGAGTTGACCATTCTCTCAATTTCAACTGTATAAGGGCTGCATTGGTAGCGAAAGCGTTTTTTCTTAAACTCTTCAATCGTTCGAACTTTTCCTGTCTCTTGACGAGCGATTAAGTTTTTCCATTTGACAAGCTGTTCCAAATCAGACGTCAGCATTTCCAACGTATAATCTCGAAATGGTTCGTATTCCTTTAAATGAGCAAACACTTCCTCTGGAAATAAATACTGCCGCATTTTTTCATGCTGCTCATAAAAATAGCGTAAAATAGCCCGATATCTCCAGGCATTTTCTGTCGTCAAATACGTTGCTTCAACAATCGGCTTTAAAATTGATTGATCCATTTGTCACCACTTCTATTCGTTTTTTTCTATTATAAAATAACACATCAATAATATTGGAAAGAAATTTAAGGAATTGACTTATGAGGACAAAAATCATAAATGAGGAGAGTTTGATAAGGAAAAAGAACACTACTCTTATTTTAATTCAACTCTAGATCAAAAAGTCCTTCTTAAAAATTTTCTACTATTTTATTAAGTTTATTCAATCATTTTTTGCTGGTGATCATGTACACTTTTTTTGACAAATATTTTATTAAATTGACAAAAATTATCTCACTATTTTTAAAGACTTATGTTATTCTTAAAATAGAAAAAATTTTCTTTCAATTTTATTAAAACTAGGGGGGAATAGCGTTGAGTCTCCAATATAAAAACATTTTGGTGGCAGTCGATGGTTCAAAAGAAGCAGAAAAAGCGTTTAAAAAAGCAGTGTCATTAGCTAAAGAATCTAATGCTACATTAATTATTACCCACGTAATCGATGATCGCTACGGTTCAGTTTCAGTATATGCTCCAGGCATTATCGATGAAGTGGAAGTAAGAGGGAAGGAATTGCTTGAAAGTTATGAAAAACAAGCAAAAGAAGCTGGAGTTGCAAATGTGAAAACACATCTCGAGCACGGATCTCCAAAAGTAAAAATTGCTAAAAATATCGCTCCAAAATTTGACGCTGATCTAATTTTATGTGGTGCAACAGGTTTAAATGCAGTAGAACGCCTCCTTATGGGTAGTGTGTCAGAACACATTACACGCTATGCCAAATGTGATGTACTCGTCGTTCGTTCTAACGAAGAGTAATAAAATTTTCGATTATCCTTCTCATCCAGGTTATTCTTTGTTCATTTCATATATGAAATAAATATCTCCCACCTACTAAAATCGAATAGGTGGGAGATTTCTTTTGAAAAGGGATTAAAACGATGTAATAATGTTAAACCCTTTCGTTTTAAATTGGGTCATATTGTCGAACACTTCGTTCACTTCGGTTAAGTTGATTTCCCGTTCAACTAATCGTTTCGGGTTTAATCGTCCAGCAGAAACTAAGTTTAAAAGGCCGTAGTAATCAGGATTAGGGTTGCCGATGCTTCCAATAAACTCAATCTCACTTGCTGTAATGAGATCAACTGGAATCGAAACAAATCCTCCCTCCTCGGCCGTAGTTAATCCAACTTGAACATGTCTTCCCCCTTTTCTTAAAGACAACACTGATTGAAGGACCGTATCCTTTATCCCTAATGCATCTAGGCTGACTTGTGCCCCTCCTTTTGTGATTTCTTTAATTGCTTCTGGTACATTTTCTTTCTTTGCATTGACAACAGCAATGGCGCCTTCCTGCTTGGCCATTTCAAGCTTTTCTTCATCAATATCAACAGCTATAACTTGAGCACCTAAGGCATTTGCCACTTGAATAGCAGAAAGTCCGACCCCGCCAGCACCATGTATAGCCACCCAATCACCAGGCTCCACTTTTCCTCTAACGATACCGTGATAACCCGTCATAAAACGGCATCCTAATGCTGCGGCTGATACACTGTCAACATGATCAGGAAGCCTGATCAGATTAAAGTCGGCATGACGGACTAGAACATACTCAGCATATCCACCTTCAAGACCAGAGACTAGTCCGTAAATTTGAATATTTTCACATAAATTTGGTACACCTTTTTGACAGTATTCACATCGACCGCATCCAGAATGAAACGGAACAGTGACTCTATCACCAGGACGAAATGACTTCACATTATCTCCTACTTCTTCCACGACACCGCCAAATTCATGTCCTGGTGTAATAGGCAATTCTGGAGACAGTCCGATCCACGACCAATCTCCCTGCCAAGCATGCCAATCACTGCGGCAAACTCCACAAGCTTCAACTTTAATGACCGCATCATCTGATCCCGGTTTCGGATCTGAAACCGTTTGAATTTCCAACGGTTTTTTATGTTGAATAATTTTCGCTGCTTTCATTTCACATCCCCCTCATTTTGAGATCATTGAAATCTACTTGGGCTATATGTTTCTTCGAAAGCTTATAATTTTTTGCACAAATCAGATCTTCTTTTAGATTCTCATCGTACGTATTTTGGAATCGCTTTCATTTAATTCCTATATATGCTGGAAATGACGTGTGATGACAGCTAGAATTGATCAAAAACTAATCTAGGAGTGGATTTTTTGTAGGGATTTCATTTTGGATAGATTCGGTTGCTTAACACATTGCATGCGGCATTGATTCCATTCATAAACGTTCATAACGTGCAAATATCGATTTCATCTTACACG
This DNA window, taken from Bacillus alveayuensis, encodes the following:
- a CDS encoding nucleotide-binding universal stress UspA family protein (product_source=COG0589; cath_funfam=3.40.50.620; cog=COG0589; pfam=PF00582; superfamily=52402), which gives rise to MSLQYKNILVAVDGSKEAEKAFKKAVSLAKESNATLIITHVIDDRYGSVSVYAPGIIDEVEVRGKELLESYEKQAKEAGVANVKTHLEHGSPKVKIAKNIAPKFDADLILCGATGLNAVERLLMGSVSEHITRYAKCDVLVVRSNEE
- a CDS encoding propanol-preferring alcohol dehydrogenase (product_source=KO:K13953; cath_funfam=3.90.180.10; cog=COG1064; ko=KO:K13953; pfam=PF00107,PF08240; superfamily=50129,51735), whose protein sequence is MKAAKIIQHKKPLEIQTVSDPKPGSDDAVIKVEACGVCRSDWHAWQGDWSWIGLSPELPITPGHEFGGVVEEVGDNVKSFRPGDRVTVPFHSGCGRCEYCQKGVPNLCENIQIYGLVSGLEGGYAEYVLVRHADFNLIRLPDHVDSVSAAALGCRFMTGYHGIVRGKVEPGDWVAIHGAGGVGLSAIQVANALGAQVIAVDIDEEKLEMAKQEGAIAVVNAKKENVPEAIKEITKGGAQVSLDALGIKDTVLQSVLSLRKGGRHVQVGLTTAEEGGFVSIPVDLITASEIEFIGSIGNPNPDYYGLLNLVSAGRLNPKRLVEREINLTEVNEVFDNMTQFKTKGFNIITSF